A region of the Trueperaceae bacterium genome:
TTATAACGTCCCAAAGTCTTTTCCTTNCCAAGGACGTGCATAAGATTAATTTTTGTGACGTTCACTCCGAACACAGTCTCGACAGCATCTTTTATCTCGGTTCGGTTGGCTTCCGGATGCACGAAGAAAGAGTATTTACTTTTTTGAATACCTTCTACTGCCTTTTCGCTTAAAACAGGCGCAATTATTAGGTCGTGATGATTCATGTCTCGTCTCCACCAAAAAGAGCAGCATCCGCAATAACGTGCTCATGACGTAAAATGTCATACACGTTAAGACCTGCACCCTTCATGACGGTCGTCCAAGGAAGATTCCTAGCGGCACGTCGAACTAACTCATCATCAGTAACGAGTAACACTTTTTCTAAACCTTTAAATCCGTTTTCATCAGCCCAGCGAAGGAAATCTTTAGTTTTGCCATCCACCTGGAAACTCTCAACAAGGGTCAGCTTTCCATCATTTGCTCGGGCAGCTAATGCCATGTTCAGGCCAAGCCGTCGCATACGCTTTGGCAGTGTATACGCGTAGCTTCTCGGCCGAGGCCCNAATACNGTACCGCCGCCGACAAATATAGGAGCTTTACGGCTCCCATGCCTAGCTCGACCAGTGCCTTTCTGAGGATAAATTTTGGCCTTAGAACCGATGACCTCGCCGCGGGTTTTGGTTGATGCTGACCCCTGCCGACGCTTTGAGAGTTGCCAGGCGACCACCTCATGCAAAACGGACTCTTTCGGCTCCGGCAGGTCGAGAGTCACCTTTCGAGCGCTGCCAACAACATCTAGCGTGACATTCATCAAGAAACCTTCCTCTTTGAATCTTTGACTACAAGGACGCCACCGTTGGGTCCCGGGATTGCTCCTTTAACCAGCAAAAGATTTTCCTCAGGCCTAACTTCAACTATTTCTAGCCCCACAGTTGTGACCGCTTTTGCGCCAGAATGTCCTGCCATATGTTTACCCTTATAGACACGCCCTGGGGATTTACGTTGACCTATAGACCCTGAATGTCGGTGTTTTTTCTTCACTCCATGACTGGCTGGCATCCCTGACATTCCCCACCGCTTAATCACACCGGTAGTGCCCCGTCCCTTACTTGTACCCGTCACATCTACTTTTTGGCCCTGCTCAAAAATACCGACTGTTACGGATTCTTCTTCAGGAAGATAGTCCCTAAACTCAACAAGGTGCCTTTGGGCCGCCACTCCGGCCTTATCTGCATGCCCCTTCTCTGGTTTAATAGTAGCTTTCTTGGTTTTTTCAACCCACCCAAGTTGGACTGCTTCATAACCATCAGATTCTTGGGTTTTGCGTTGAACCACAGGACATGGACCTGCTAAAACGACCGTGACTGGCAGTAGATTATCCTCCCGCCAAACTTGAGTCATCCCTATTTTAGTCCCTAAAATACCTTTCATCACCGACCCCCGACGGTCTTGATTTCAATATCAACCCCGGTAGGAAGATCTAAGTGCATTAGGCTATCGATGGTGCTTTTCGTAGGAGACTTAATATCGATCAGCCTGTTATGGGTCCTAATTTCGAAATGTTCCCTACTGTCCTTATTGGTAAAAGGGCTCCTCAAAACACAAAACCGTCTGATCCGAGTAGGAAGGGGTACCGGACCAGCAACGTTTGCTCCTGTCCGTCGGACTGTTTCCACAATTTTGGTGGCAGAGCTGTCCAGGCTACGGTGGTCAAACGCCTTTAGCTTGATTCGTATCTTAGGGGTCGCCATAATTTATTTGGTGACTTGTGTCACGACACCCGCACCAACGGTACGACCACCCTCGCGGATAGCAAACCGCAAGCCTTCCTCCATAGCTATCGGCTTAATCAAACTCACCATCAGCTCCACATTATCCCCAGGCATAACCATCTCCACATCATCCGGTAACGTCACAACACCTGTAACATCAGTCGTCCGAAAGTAAAACTGTGGACGATACCCAGAA
Encoded here:
- a CDS encoding 50S ribosomal protein L23, with product MNHHDLIIAPVLSEKAVEGIQKSKYSFFVHPEANRTEIKDAVETVFGVNVTKINLMHVLGKEKTLGRYKGRRPRRKKAIVTLEDGQRIQELEGLT
- a CDS encoding 50S ribosomal protein L4, with product MNVTLDVVGSARKVTLDLPEPKESVLHEVVAWQLSKRRQGSASTKTRGEVIGSKAKIYPQKGTGRARHGSRKAPIFVGGGTVXGPRPRSYAYTLPKRMRRLGLNMALAARANDGKLTLVESFQVDGKTKDFLRWADENGFKGLEKVLLVTDDELVRRAARNLPWTTVMKGAGLNVYDILRHEHVIADAALFGGDET
- a CDS encoding 50S ribosomal protein L3; translation: MKGILGTKIGMTQVWREDNLLPVTVVLAGPCPVVQRKTQESDGYEAVQLGWVEKTKKATIKPEKGHADKAGVAAQRHLVEFRDYLPEEESVTVGIFEQGQKVDVTGTSKGRGTTGVIKRWGMSGMPASHGVKKKHRHSGSIGQRKSPGRVYKGKHMAGHSGAKAVTTVGLEIVEVRPEENLLLVKGAIPGPNGGVLVVKDSKRKVS
- a CDS encoding 30S ribosomal protein S10, which gives rise to MATPKIRIKLKAFDHRSLDSSATKIVETVRRTGANVAGPVPLPTRIRRFCVLRSPFTNKDSREHFEIRTHNRLIDIKSPTKSTIDSLMHLDLPTGVDIEIKTVGGR